Proteins from a genomic interval of Bradysia coprophila strain Holo2 chromosome X, BU_Bcop_v1, whole genome shotgun sequence:
- the LOC119082060 gene encoding uncharacterized protein LOC119082060 translates to MASEASLKKLWESKTLSRAKLPDLKQYLKSVGLPMNGDAAKRVSMYMDVKFMDLFVMQDGQKTTPFELKQPELRKIVAQLGMDPTGDKDELHSSLIEHLKAKGKTNASGDAAGSSSGSNSNEPQGIIVAKQILEMQSDYQSILSASGINITTDSSVATMRKAYLKLSLLIHPDKLQSIFPDATKAFQCLVNAYERLSQPELFLEEEEEDKKKKVMRSNDDCHRTQVFCPRCKAEWGLPDSGVEPYDYNFMMMGLKTYNCALCLFDYGCMTAIHKCPFCRKEFEYHPDDYHRKIKCSNGKCNKPFGFFIFHISDRREREYRQEIRVKREKILKEKEQLAERERRAQSRQSKTDPKGKEKLFVMNLLDKCPRCGEELEEDGLNIRFDHLKGCKDKAKIAAYEKRLKEEEEVADAKKKLQEKEEEVQNVQSWEYLGGKTTEMWLLTEKQLQKMCESYKLDSTGSKDELIARIARHRNSLDSKRMLTQGESGDDGPAKKRMKITLQDLPSNLESMSVAQLKCVCASFGISPHKTKSAIIGQLEKMVHGNEEFLQITDGKKKK, encoded by the coding sequence ATGGCATCCGAAGCGTCATTAAAAAAACTCTGGGAGAGCAAAACCTTGTCGAGAGCGAAATTACCCGACCTGAAACAATATCTCAAATCCGTTGGTCTGCCCATGAACGGTGACGCTGCCAAGCGAGTCAGTATGTACATGGACGTAAAATTCATGGATCTCTTCGTCATGCAAGATGGTCAGAAGACCACCCCGTTCGAACTGAAGCAACCTGAGTTACGGAAAATTGTGGCACAGCTCGGAATGGACCCGACAGGCGATAAAGACGAACTGCATTCCAGTTTGATTGAACATTTGAAAGCAAAAGGTAAGACTAACGCTTCTGGTGATGCCGCTGGCAGTAGTTCGGGAAGTAATTCGAACGAACCACAAGGAATCATCGTTGCCAAGCAAATATTGGAAATGCAATCCGACTATCAATCCATTTTGTCTGCATCCGGAATAAATATTACAACCGACTCTTCAGTGGCAACGATGAGAAAAGCATACCTCAAGCTTTCGCTGCTTATACATCCTGATAAATTGCAAAGCATCTTCCCGGATGCAACAAAGGCTTTTCAATGTTTGGTCAATGCGTATGAAAGACTCTCTCAACCTGAACTCTTTCTGGAAGAGGAGGAAgaagacaaaaagaaaaaagtgatGCGATCAAATGACGACTGCCATCGTACACAAGTATTCTGTCCTCGTTGTAAAGCTGAGTGGGGATTACCGGACAGCGGAGTGGAACCGTACGATTACAATTTCATGATGATGGGACTAAAAACCTATAATTGTGCTCTCTGTCTCTTCGACTACGGATGTATGACCGCTATCCACAAGTGCCCTTTCTGTCGAAAAGAATTCGAATATCATCCCGACGACTACCATCGCAAAATCAAATGCTCGAATGGCAAATGCAACAAGCCATTTGGATTCTTCATATTTCACATTTCCGATCGTAGAGAGCGTGAATATCGTCAAGAGATACGGGTGAAACGGGAGAAAATCCTTAAAGAAAAGGAACAACTTGCTGAACGCGAGAGACGAGCACAGTCTCGACAATCAAAAACTGATCCGAAGGGCAAAGAGAAGCTGTTCGTAATGAATTTGTTGGACAAATGCCCACGGTGCGGTGAGGAATTGGAAGAAGACGGTTTAAACATACGATTCGATCATCTGAAAGGTTGCAAGGATAAGGCGAAAATAGCCGCTTACGAAAAGCGACTCAAGGAAGAGGAAGAAGTTGCTGATGCGAAAAAGAAACTGCAAGAGAAGGAAGAGGAAGTACAAAACGTTCAGTCGTGGGAATACTTGGGCGGAAAGACCACCGAAATGTGGCTTCTAACTGAGAAACAGCTTCAAAAAATGTGCGAATCCTATAAATTGGATAGCACCGGCAGTAAGGACGAGCTCATAGCTAGAATCGCACGGCATCGTAATTCGCTGGACTCCAAACGAATGCTGACGCAAGGTGAGAGTGGCGACGATGGCCCGGCAAAGAAGAGAATGAAAATAACGCTACAGGATCTTCCGTCGAATTTGGAGAGTATGAGTGTCGCTCAGCTCAAATGCGTTTGTGCATCGT
- the LOC119081699 gene encoding structural maintenance of chromosomes protein 1A, whose protein sequence is MVAFLKFIEVENFKSYKGHIVIGPLTKFTAIIGPNGSGKSNFMDAISFVMGEKTNSLRVKRLGELIHGAAIGRPVSNRCSVTAKFDLDDGTQIEFQRSVINSSADYKINGKGVPSTTYLEQLESLGINVKAKNFLVFQGAVESIAMKNAKERTALFEEISGSGLLKEEYNRLKQEMIQAEEETQFTYQKKKGVAAERKEAKAEKQEADRYARLKDEFADKQVEFQLFRLYHFDKEIQRLRDEMQAKQDEVQSVEQKKAEADEVLKEKKKDTGKISRELAKLEQDIREVDTEMSKKHPLFIKAKEKVSHSQKKLNSAQKSLEQSRKADEAHQSDIKKLQDEIKSIETAKQKFEAQIESESQKRGSNVHLEQGHVEEYDRLKQEAEATAAKYVSEQESINREQKSDQDLLDNEINKKEQIEGQLEKNRLEKEEVCKRMEKLLDHIQSSKQALQDQNRIKDELKNDVGSSKERIAEIHKELDNVRDQLGDAKGDKHEDARRKKKQEVVELFKREVPGVYDRMINMCQPTHKRYNVAVTKVLGKYMEAIIVDTEKTARRCIQILKEQMLEVETFLPLDYLQAKPLKQRLRDIREPKQVKLVYDVLKFDPPEIEKAVLFATNNALVCETPEDAMKVAYEIDRSRYDALALDGTSYQKSGIISGGSHDLTRKAKRWDEKHMAQLKLQKEKYSEELKDLIKKSRKGSELSTVESQIKGLENRLKYSQKDLDASKKSIQQYDNKLAELEEELNAVGPLIGRIERKMVQRNQKIQEIKQKMNNVEDHVYADFCARIGVANIRQYEERELVLQQERAKIRADFDQQIDRIATRLDFEKTKDTQVNVQRWERSVQDEEDFLQRCKQAEAKHKAEIETDKQKIEQLKQEKNEKKKVVDQMEEETAKARRDVAALAKELHNINYVISTIDTKIETKKNEKHNLLIQSKMDDIKIPMINGNIDEFESDNPNETGTSESARDNIQIDFSSLSRQLKDLRTNDSVKKMHDNLNKELQSKQETLERIQAPNMKAMQKLETVSEKIAATNEEFENARRKAKKAKLAFEKVKNMRFTKFKACYDHISDAIDGIYKSLARNEAAQAYLCPDNPEEPYLEGINYNCVAPGKRFQPMSNLSGGEKTIAALALLFAIHSFQPAPFFVLDEIDAALDNTNIGKVASYIVEKTTNLQTIVISLKEEFYGHADSLIGISPHPGDCLISGVFHYDLTVFSDTHE, encoded by the exons ATGGTTGCCTTTCTGAAGTTTATCGAAGTGGAGAACTTCAAATCCTACAAGGGTCACATTGTAATCGGTCCATTAACGAAATTCACAGCAATCATCGGACCAAATGGATCAG gcaaatcaaatttcatggATGCCATCAGTTTTGTGATGGGCGAGAAAACCAACAGTTTGCGTGTCAAACGTTTGGGTGAACTGATCCACGGTGCAGCTATCGGTCGTCCCGTATCTAATCGATGTTCCGTAACAGCAAAATTCGATTTGGACGATGGCACCCAGATTGAATTCCAACGTTCCGTCATTAATTCATCGGCTGACTACAAAATCAATGGAAAG GGAGTGCCAAGCACTACGTATTTAGAGCAGCTGGAAAGTCTGGGTATTAATGTAAAGGCGAAAAATTTCCTGGTATTCCAAGGAGCCGTCGAAAGTATTGCTATGAAAAATGCCAAAGAACGTACCGCACTGTTCGAAGAGATTAGTGGATCGGGATTGCTAAAGGAGGAATACAATCGACTGAAACAAGAGATGATTCAGGCCGAGGAGGAAACACAATTTACATACCAGAAGAAGAAGGGTGTTGCTGCCGAACGTAAAGAAGCTAAAGCAGAGAAACAAGAAGCCGATCGTTATGCCCGATTGAAGGATGAATTT GCGGATAAGCAAGTTGAATTTCAACTGTTTCGGCTGTATCATTTCGACAAGGAAATCCAAAGACTGCGAGACGAAATGCAAGCGAAACAAGACGAAGTACAATCCGTTGAGCAGAAAAAGGCCGAGGCTGACGAAgtattaaaagaaaagaaaaaggacACGGGAAAAATCAGCAGAGAGTTAGCCAAGTTGGAGCAGGATATCCGAGAAGTG GACACCGAAATGAGTAAAAAGCATCCACTGTTCATCAAAGCAAAAGAGAAAGTCTCTCATTCGCagaagaaattgaattcggCTCAAAAGAGTTTGGAACAATCACGCAAAGCCGATGAGGCCCATCAATCGGACATTAAGAAGCTTCAAGATGAGATCAAAAGCATCGAAACGgccaaacaaaaattcgaagcACAAATCGAAAGTGAATCGCAGAAACGTGGCAGCAATGTGCATTTGGAGCAGGGTCATGTTGAAGAATACGACCGTCTCAAGCAGGAAGCCGAGGCCACAGCTGCCAAATATGTCAGCGAGCAAGAGTCGATTAACCGGGAACAAAAATCCGATCAGGATTTGCTGGACAATGAAATCAATAAGAAGGAACAAATTGAGGGGCAGTTGGAGAAAAATCGATTGGAAAAGGAGGAAGTTTGCAAGCGAATGGAGAAATTACTCGATCACATCCAGTCGAGTAAACAGGCTCTACAAGACCAGAATCGTATCAAAGATGAGCTGAAGAATGACGTTGGATCGTCAAAAGAACGGATCGCTGAAATTCATAAAGAATTGGATAACGTACGTGATCAGCTCGGTGATGCGAAAGGCGACAAACATGAAGATGCTCGACGGAAGAAGAAACAAGAGGTTGTAGAGCTGTTCAAGCGTGAAGTACCTGGCGTG TACGACCGAATGATTAACATGTGTCAGCCGACTCATAAACGGTACAACGTCGCAGTAACAAAGGTTCTGGGTAAATATATGGAGGCAATCATTGTGGATACGGAAAAGACCGCTCGCAGATGCATTCAA ATCTTGAAGGAACAAATGTTGGAAGTGGAAACTTTCTTGCCCTTGGATTATTTGCAAGCAAAGCCATTAAAACAGCGGCTAAG AGACATTCGGGAACCGAAACAAGTCAAATTGGTCTACGATGTTCTGAAATTCGATccacccgaaatcgaaaaggCGGTTCTCTTCGCAACGAACAATGCGTTGGTTTGCGAAACACCAGAGGATGCAATGAAAGTGGCTTACGAAATCGATCGTAGTCGTTACGAT GCTTTAGCATTGGACGGCACTTCCTATCAGAAATCTGGTATTATATCCGGTGGTAGTCACGATTTGACGCGTAAAGCGAAACGTTGGGACGAAAAGCATATGGCTCAGTTGAAGTTGCAGAAGGAAAAGTACAGCGAAGAGCTCAAAGATCTGATCAAAAAGTCTCGCAAAGGCAGTGAACTATCGACTGTCGAAAGTCAGATCAAGGGTTTGGAGAACCGCTTGAAGTACAGTCAAAAGGATCTGGACGCTTCGAAGAAATCTATCCAACAATACGATAATAAACTAGCCGAATTGGAAGAGGAACTAAATGCTGTTGGG CCGCTAATTGGTCGTATCGAACGGAAAATGGTTCAGCGAAATCAAAAGATCCAGGAAATCAAGCAGAAAATGAACAATGTCGAGGATCATGTTTACGCCGACTTCTGTGCCCGAATCGGTGTGGCAAACATACGACAATACGAAGAGCGTGAATTGGTTTTGCAGCAGGAACGAGCGAAGATTAGAGCCGATTTTGATCAGCAAATCGATCGTATCGCTACACGGCTGGATTTTGAGAAGACAAAAGATACCCAAG TGAATGTACAGCGATGGGAGAGGTCCGTACAGGACGAAGAGGACTTCCTACAGCGCTGCAAGCAAGCTGAAGCTAAGCATAAAGCTGAAATCGAAACGgataaacagaaaattgagCAACTGAAGCaggagaaaaatgaaaagaagaaaGTTGTCGACCAAATGGAAGAAGAAACCGCTAAG GCTCGACGTGATGTGGCAGCATTGGCGAAGGAACTGCACAACATTAATTACGTCATTTCCACCATCGACACTAAGATCgagacgaagaaaaatgaaaaacacaaTCTGTTGATCCAGAGCAAG ATGGACGACATAAAAATACCGATGATTAATGGTAACATTGATGAGTTCGAAAGTGATAATCCCAATGAAACGGGCACATCGGAGAGTGCAAGAGACAA cattcaaatcgatttttcgtcACTTTCACGCCAACTGAAAGATCTTCGAACCAACGATTCGGTAAAGAAAATGCACGACAATTTGAACAAAGAACTTCAATCAAAACAGGAAACCCTGGAGCGTATTCAGGCACCGAACATGAAG GCGATGCAAAAACTGGAAACAGTTTCCGAGAAAATTGCCGCCACAAACGAAGAATTCGAGAATGCCCGTCGCAAGGCCAAGAAAGCTAAGCTTGCATTCGAAAAGGTGAAGAATATGCGTTTCACCAAATTCAAAGCGTGCTACGATCACATCTCCGACGCAATTGATGGCATTTACAAATCGCTCGCTCGTAACGAAGCTGCACAAGCCTATCTGTGTCCCGACAATCCCGAAGAACCGTACTTGGAAGGCATCAATTACAATTGTGTGGCACCGGGCAAACGCTTCCAGCCGATGAGCAATTTAAGTGGTGGTGAAAAGACAATTGCTGCGCTCGCATTATTGTTTGCCATACACAGTTTTCAACCAGCTCCGTTTTTCGTGCTGGATGAAATCGATGCGGCTCTGGATAACACAAATATCGGAAAAGTGGCATCGTACATCGTTGAAAAGACGACCAATCTGCAGACGATTGTCATTTCCTTGAAGGAAGAGTTCTACGGCCATGCCGATTCATTAATTGGAATATCACCTCAT CCTGGAGATTGCTTAATATCCGGTGTCTTCCACTACGATTTGACGGTTTTCAGTGACACTCatgaataa
- the LOC119082027 gene encoding trichohyalin-like translates to MDSSTEIATNNNNPTKGRKAKRKRKSTMIKETAKQRRERLAKMQEYHTKRRQNETPEQREQRLERCREYMRQRKEIETEEDREDRRKYMKKYLERKIKNESAEEREKRVGKQRKYVKRNQEDSEDKYKEYRKDYYRKIVENETPEEREKRLEKYRQYNRSRKEKYPETEEQRQKRLEKQREYNQKYKERHLQESNSSEPKTRKRRRLNSSNEPKTPKIETEEQRQLRLKNFREYLKKRRENETEEQRQQRLSKIKEYNQKRMQSETPEQREKRLIRIREYQKRRSESLETLEQRRERLNKIKEYNRTRRLNESPEQRQQRLHKLQEYFRKKRQTDPKPRGRPRKHYSVEIMREYHRQVAKLKRDSETEEERNARLKQIKEYNRMRQKKENLEQREKRLSEMQEYFQKKRQTETEEARQQRLQRSREYNTLYLQRKKEERENRLRKSKEYYQKRKEEKRLQNVNGTAKQQGNSEPTDTTATPSNQRHSYGTRASLRSSKKVEPPSPEKLEPKKERKPRISSVAVAKSETIVTETEPNTATVPKCPSTINFIPQVTLSRGSNVAFSHLLFNVLKHSQQSNYQIISPKRKAYPVTSNCSIVDRLLSCRSDTSQSCILSHVIRRKYCN, encoded by the exons ATGGACTCATCGACG GAAATCGCAACAAACAATAATAATCCAACGAAAGGTCGAAAAGCGAAGCGCAAACGAAAATCAACTATGATAAAGGAAACGGCTAAGCAGCGTCGAGAACGGTTGGCCAAAATGCAAGAATATCATACGAAGCGACGGCAAAATGAAACTCCAGAGCAACGGGAACAGCGTCTGGAGCGATGTAGAGAATATATGCGTCaacgaaaagaaattgaaacgGAGGAAGATCGTGAGGATAGGCGAAAGTATATGAAAAAGTACTTAGAGCGGAAAATAAAGAATGAATCTGCAGAGGAGCGTGAAAAGCGCGTGGGTAAACAACGGAAGTACGTAAAACGTAACCAAGAGGACAGTGAAGACAAATACAAAGAGTACCGTAAAGATTATTATCGCaaaattgtcgaaaatgaGACGCCCGAGGAACGAGAAAAGCGATTGGAAAAGTATCGACAATACAATCGATCTCGAAAGGAGAAATATCCCGAAACTGAGGAGCAACGACAAAAGCGATTGGAGAAACAGCGAGAATATAATCAGAAATACAAAGAACGGCATTTACAAGAATCCAATTCGAGTGAACCAAAAACACGCAAGCGACGCCGTTTAAATTCCAGCAATGAACCGaaaacaccaaaaattgaaaccGAAGAACAGCGTCAACTGCGGCTGAAGAATTTCCGTGAATACTTGAAAAAACGTCGTGAAAACGAAACGGAAGAGCAGCGTCAACAGCGTTTATCGAAGATAAAAGAATACAATCAGAAGAGAATGCAGAGCGAAACCCCTGAACAGCGAGAGAAACGGTTGATTCGAATACGGGAGTACCAAAAACGTCGTTCAGAATCCCTTGAAACCTTGGAGCAACGCCGGGAACGGCTCAACAAAATTAAGGAGTACAATAGAACTCGTCGACTGAACGAATCACCGGAACAACGTCAACAGCGGCTGCACAAATTACAGGAATACTTTCGAAAAAAGCGTCAAACCGATCCGAAGCCACGTGGACGTCCCAGAAAGCATTACAGCGTCGAGATAATGCGAGAATATCATCGTCAAGTGGCCAAACTTAAACGAGATTCAGAAACCGAAGAGGAACGTAACGCTAGACTGAAGCAAATCAAAGAGTACAATCGAATGAggcaaaaaaaggaaaatttggagCAACGCGAGAAGCGTTTGAGCGAAATGCAAGAGTATTTCCAGAAGAAACGTCAAACCGAAACGGAAGAAGCACGTCAACAGCGACTACAACGCAGCAGAGAGTATAACACTTTGTATCTTCAAAGGAAGAAGGAGGAGCGCGAGAACAGATTGCGTAAGTCGAAAGAGTATTATCAGAAACGGAAGGAAGAGAAACGCCTGCAAAATGTCAATGGAACTGCCAAACAACAAGGTAACAGTGAGCCCACTGATACTACTGCCACACCATCCAATCAACGCCATTCTTACGGAACCCGTGCCAGTTTGAGAAGCTCAAAAAAAGTTGAGCCACCATCGCCCGAAAAGTTGGAGccaaagaaagaaagaaaacctCGAATCTCGAGCGTGGCCGTGGCGAAATCCGAAACAATCGTTACCGAAACCGAACCAAACACTGCTACTGTACCAAAATGTCCATCCACCATTAATTTCATTCCACAAGTTACATTAAGTCGGGGATCAAACGTCGCCTTTTCACATTTACTGTTCAATGTGCTGAAGCATTCTCAGCaatcaaattatcaaattatatCACCCAAAAGAAAAGCATATCCGGTAACCAGTAACTGCTCTATTGTGGATCGTTTATTGAGTTGCCGAAGTGATACCAGCCAGAGCTGTATATTGTCTCATGTTATTCGTCGTAAGTATTGtaactaa
- the LOC119082308 gene encoding secreted protein CSS1-like, whose amino-acid sequence MAECKNFKIAREFLVKHDWPMKLCDPRFDKCYCKKCYPSEYRDTYDVGGRVYVVPRDYTRFGVKIDEAYADHLNVWKDWTNCFHGTSIHSAKSIIEHRMLLLPGEETMDGKQIKIRDGHIPGEVSFFTTPTVKYASLPVYASRYEFISPSTKSCYNITVVLQCKQKPDSFVVQPETVGSGTKKICSFIKNTEMEWRTKQRASIIPYGMLLHVEAVGSRLDGISRRCPSLTTKTFRLPKNCELDWVQVECPHCYHMQDWINPQYNQGKTMTCESRCCNVKFKPYRCPHCVHAYTVCGCFKRFSEEVVFPCDNPKCGFELMTTKCPHCKDGHNFSKVPDEANQVVTVTCVNKMCKKKTYIVSECPHCCELKNIKTVVGKEGVVVTCSDPACSKKYQLVACPKCTKVSAFPNAYSKVGRDDTVICSYRNCSAKFRQPLQPRVKGDQPEEKLMKSPGVRVIAASRKRTKVTGAKPAKTQLKY is encoded by the coding sequence ATGGCtgaatgtaaaaattttaaaattgccaGAGAATTTCTCGTCAAGCACGACTGGCCGATGAAACTCTGTGATCCCCGTTTTGATAAGTGCTATTGCAAAAAGTGCTATCCGTCTGAATATCGGGACACTTACGATGTGGGTGGTAGAGTTTACGTCGTTCCTCGAGATTATACCCGATTCGGAGTGAAAATTGATGAGGCCTATGCAGATCATTTGAATGTTTGGAAAGATTGGACGAATTGTTTCCACGGAACGAGCATTCATTCCGCCAAATCGATAATCGAAcatcggatgcttttgttaccAGGAGAAGAAACAATGGATGGCAAGCAAATTAAAATCCGAGACGGCCATATTCCAGGagaagtttcttttttcacGACACCAACGGTAAAATATGCAAGTTTGCCAGTGTATGCGAGTCGTTACGAGTTCATTTCGCCCAGTACTAAAAGCTGTTACAACATAACGGTAGTTCTTCAATGCAAACAGAAACCCGATTCATTTGTCGTTCAACCCGAAACGGTCGGGTCAGGCACTaagaaaatttgttcgttCATCAAAAACACCGAAATGGAATGGAGAACGAAACAACGGGCTTCGATTATTCCTTATGGTATGTTGTTGCATGTTGAGGCCGTTGGCAGCCGCTTGGATGGAATCAGTCGCCGGTGTCCTAGTTTGACTACTAAAACATTCAGACTaccaaaaaattgtgaattggATTGGGTCCAAGTTGAATGCCCGCATTGTTACCATATGCAGGATTGGATAAACCCTCAATACAACCAAGGAAAAACCATGACATGTGAATCAAGATGCTGTAACGTAAAGTTTAAGCCGTACAGATGTCCACACTGCGTCCACGCGTACACCGTTTGTGGTTGCTTCAAGCGATTCAGCGAAGAGGTCGTCTTTCCGTGCGACAATCCGAAATGCGGTTTTGAACTGATGACCACCAAGTGCCCACATTGCAAAGATGGTCACAATTTCAGTAAAGTTCCCGACGAAGCAAATCAAGTAGTTACGGTCACTTGCGTGAACAAAATGTGCAAGAAGAAAACCTACATAGTCAGTGAGTGCCCTCATTGCTGTGAATTGAAAAACATCAAAACCGTTGTGGGCAAAGAAGGCGTTGTGGTCACGTGTTCCGATCCCGCTTGCTCGAAGAAGTATCAATTGGTGGCGTGTCCGAAGTGTACGAAAGTGAGCGCTTTTCCGAATGCTTATTCCAAAGTCGGTCGTGACGATACGGTGATATGTTCGTACCGGAATTGCAGTGCGAAATTCCGTCAACCGTTACAGCCACGAGTGAAGGGGGATCAACcggaagaaaaattaatgaaaagtcCCGGTGTAAGAGTAATAGCTGCGTCCAGAAAAAGAACCAAGGTAACAGGAGCGAAACCAGCGAAAACTCAATTAAAGTACTAG
- the LOC119082889 gene encoding uncharacterized protein LOC119082889, translating to MESKKDESKKSTLRIENIYPHAFWLEKFNKESHFQSTLFENYLPNTTNAKGFTPKFYSKYCDIDMTSKDYQKFIKLIESEHKNRNMNRTGLPLCQNQEYGWICKPFINLDAKERERLIKPRCRGELSEFAEKLEEQKITARPKFGGLTFKV from the exons ATGGAGTCAAAGAAAGAtgaaagtaaaaaatcgaCTTTGAGAATTGAGAACATTTATCCCCACGCATTTTGGTTGGAAAAGTTTAACAAAGAGAGTCACTTCCAGTCTACtttattcgaaaattatttaccaAACACCACAAACg cCAAGGGTTTTACACCGAAATTCTATTCCAAATACTGCGACATTGACATGACCAGCAAAGACTATCAGAAATTTATCAAGCTGATCGAAAGTGAACATAAAAATCGGAACATGAACCGAACTGGTCTTCCGTTGTGTCAAAACCAAGA ATACGGATGGATATGTAAACCATTTATCAACTTAGATGCGAAAGAGAGGGAAAGACTGATTAAGCCACGGTGCCGAGGCGAGCTGAGTGAATTTGCTGAAAAGCTTGAAGAGCAGAAAATTACGGCACGGCCTAAATTTGGTGGATTaacatttaaagtttaa
- the LOC119082157 gene encoding major facilitator superfamily domain-containing protein 8 gives MDSIRKFFKKHKKITNIPDDGLETEAEYSARWLSIRIIYFTMFLMSLGFSVVLTGVWPFLDKLDPNAGKEFMGLVVASNPFGQMLFSPLFGWWGNKIKSVRIPLFCSIAIFCVASAMYSTLEYFPSATVKYWMLLSRFLVGVGSANITLCRSYLSDSTRLAERTGAVSMVSLAQVLGFIVGPALQAVVTPLGDKGVSFLPGLNMYTAAGWLNVFMAIGNFCLFLPIYFKEKRIAAKEIMKLQGKQTEKETWKGIKPDYFSCWTLIVAFFVLVFNFVLLETIGTSLTMDQFAWTKTEALRNMGILMSVGAVIACVTFVAIDPLCKRFDERSVLLWGGFFLMAIGRLVYIPYGDHLPQMATNSSFVVDNITNATETIGCPLSQEWCLTTPALTMVQFLVGYFLTCIGYPIGVTLIQTIFSKILGPRPQGVWMGMITGSGCFSRIMGPVCVGYVYTRHGTYATFGFTTVMMIVALLWLLIFRDKLLVPEVEKQKRTDVEMDDLTEESVGLTNDNKNNAIVASK, from the exons ATGGACAGCAtcaggaaattttttaaaaaacataAGAAAATCACAAACATACCGGACGATGGACTGGAAACGGAAGCTGAATATTCAGCACGTTGGCTGTCCattcgaataatttatttcacaaTGTTTCTGATGAGTCTGGGATTCAGCGTCGTTCTGACCGGCGTATGGCCATTTTTGGATAAA ttAGATCCCAATGCTGGAAAAGAATTCATGGGATTGGTGGTTGCATCTAATCCATTCGGACAAATGCTGTTCAGTCCGCTGTTCGGATGGTGgggaaataaaattaaatctgtTCGGATACCGTTATTTTGTTCCATAGCCATATTCTGTGTGGCCAGTGCCATGTACTCAACTTTGGAGTACTTTCCCTCGGCAACTGTAAAATATTGGATGTTGCTATCTCGTTTCCTGGTTGGTGTTGGAtcag CAAACATCACGCTGTGTCGATCATATCTTTCCGATTCGACGCGGTTGGCGGAACGAACTGGAGCTGTTAGTATGGTTTCACTAGCTCAAGTTTTAGGATTTATCGTTGGGCCAGCTCTGCAAGCTGTTGTAACACCATTAGGCGACAAAGGAGTGTCTTTCCTGCCTGGTTTGAATATGTACACGGCTGCTGGATGGTTAAATGTGTTTATGGCAATCGGAAACTTTTGTCTATTTTTGCCAATATATTTCAAG GAAAAGCGGATAGCCGCCAAGGAAATCATGAAACTGCAGGgcaaacaaacagaaaaagaGACGTGGAAGGGAATCAAACCAGATTACTTTTCGTGTTGGACGTTAATCGTGGCATTCTTTGTGTTggtctttaattttgtgttgttAGAAAC AATTGGTACTTCACTGACAATGGATCAATTCGCTTGGACCAAGACTGAAGCGTTGCGGAACATG GGCATTCTCATGTCGGTTGGAGCTGTAATTGCTTGCGTAACCTTTGTTGCAATAGACCCTTTGTGCAAAAGATTTGATGAGCGATCAGTCCTCTTATGGGGTGGCTTTTTCCTGATGGCGATTGGTCGATTAGTGTATATACCCTACGGTGATCATCTTCCCCAAATGGCTACCAATTCTTCTTTTGTCGTTGACAATATCACAAACGCCACTGAAACAATCGGATGTCCACTATCCCAGGAATG GTGCCTGACAACACCCGCTTTAACAATGGTCCAATTCTTGGTGGGCTACTTTTTGACATGCATCGGATATCCCATTGGTGTGACGCTGATTCAAaccatattttcgaaaattcttgGTCCCAGACCGCAGGGAGTTTGGATGGGCATGATCACCGGTTCGGGATGTTTTAGCAGAATTATGGGACCAGTGTGCGTTGGATATGTATATACAAGGCATGGAACTTATGCGACGTTTGGTTTTACTACTGTGATGATGATTGTTGCGCTGTTATGGCTGCTGATTTTTAG AGATAAACTTCTTGTGCCAGAAGTGGAGAAGCAAAAACGAACTGACGTTGAAATGGATGATTTGACTGAGGAAAGTGTTGGGCTGACTAACGATAATAAGAATAATGCAATTGTTGCTTCCAAATga